A portion of the Cryptomeria japonica chromosome 5, Sugi_1.0, whole genome shotgun sequence genome contains these proteins:
- the LOC131042550 gene encoding uncharacterized protein LOC131042550 — protein MDPEPQPKELSKLTQVEEMLIARVNPILQVTHAIGGQYRCKRHTISFPQNVEHVSQILPHTINHLSIIVVRRRDQRGTNYNFTVNRDRVYKALKCKVEHDKFYFDVRIDENALNNLSRDCDENIFNKLKIVHMEFGLEANEIIFVGPMMETDEGNIIEHTTSMASTPPTIRKEMELIHAWVNISNANPTKLIDWPRIDASLINEYVTLGLLDMAFPTLFPDGWCDWLEPRMRRVHLHEFVKHLLRYKDHRFGQHSRFKYFMMNMIMRHRAQNSSTVFVKRSFQDMTITINELRQHMENTPHSHLAYKTMRFGNKLRGTRSYWAHWHAKLIDMLHQIGSPTIFFTLSVADMYWLDLHALMPGTPPRTP, from the coding sequence GGTCAATATAGATGCAAAAGACACACGATAAGTTTCCCACAAAACGTTGAACATGTTTCACAAATTTTGCCACATACAATAAATCATTTGTCAATCATTGTTGTTCGAAGAAGGGATCAACGTGGCACCAATTATAATTTTACAGTTAATAGAGACCGTGTGTATAAAGCACTTAAGTGTAAAGTAGAgcatgacaagttttactttgatgttagaattgatgaaaatgctCTCAACAATCTATCAAGAGATTGTgatgaaaatattttcaacaaattgaAAATAGTGCACATGGAATTTGGTTTAGAAGCAAATGAAATCATATTTGTAGGTCCAATGATGGAGACAGATGAAGGTAATATAATTGAGCACACAACATCAATGGCTTCGACACCTCCTACTATTCGCAAAGAGATGGAATTGATCCATGCATGGGTTAATATTTCTAATGCAAATCCAACAAAATTGATTGATTGGCCAAGAATCGACGCATCTCTTATAAATGAGTATGTCACATTAGGATTACTTGATATGGCATTCCCAACATTGTTTCCTGATGGATGGTGTGACTGGTTAGAACCTCGAATGAGGCGAGTGCATTTGCATGAATTTGTGAAACATCTATTGAGGTATAAAGATCATCGTTTTGGTCAACATTCAAGATTCAAatattttatgatgaatatgataatgagacATCGTGCACAAAATTCATCTACAGTATTTGTGAAAAGAAGTTTTCAAGACATGACAATCACCATTAATGAGTTGCGTCAGCATATGGAAAACACACCTCACTCTCATTTAGCTTATAAGACAATGCGATTTGGAAACAAACTCAGGGGTACAAGGTCATATTGGGCTCATTGGCATGCGAAATTGATAGACATGCTTCATCAAATTGGCTCTCCTACTATATTCTTTACATTGAGCGTTGCAGACATGTATTGGCTTGACTTGCACGCATTAATGCCAGGAACACCACCAAGGACTCCATGA
- the LOC131042551 gene encoding probable protein phosphatase 2C 30 gives MVKALQKTAWTALGGYVDCRHGLWQVQRILAISREIGNLHMKDYTFAEPHTKKTEIESDCKFLIMASDGLLDKVTNQEAVDVARPSCIGEKPSVEPFEHVKAEELLVENSSLAFCRAVSSQRISRRH, from the exons ATGGTGAAGGCATTACAGAAGACAGCATGGACTGCTTTG GGAGGATATGTTGATTGCCGCCATGGACTTTGGCAAGTCCAACGAATATTAGCTATATCGAGGGAAATAGGCAATTTACACATGAAAGATTATACTTTTGCTGAACCACACACCAAAAAGACTGAAATTGAATCTGATTGCAAGTTTTTAATTATGGCATCAGATGGCCTATTGGATAAG GTCACCAATCAAGAGGCAGTAGACGTTGCCAGACCTTCCTGTATAGGGGAGAAGCCAAGTGTTGAACCTTTTGAGCATGTGAAAGCAGAAGAGTTATTAGTAGAGAATTCCAGTTTGGCCTTTTGTAGAGCTGTCAGTAGCCAGAGGATCTCTAGACGACATTAA